A genomic window from Sulfurospirillum diekertiae includes:
- a CDS encoding LexA family transcriptional regulator: protein MPDILAVLHKVKDILSQELGERKVFDKDVAEALGINQLTLATMKNRAKIPYKEILEFCAKRKISINWLLFDQVVESLQAETDKFASVHYFRDIYASAGGGALNEDEEGEMMYLDEEIVHKLGGIGMIKHIQAINVLGDSMEPTLYTGDVVFINKEYTNALKSGIYVVSTPVGLFIKRLQLHANGTVSLVSDNEAYAPEVINAEDVQVIGKVVGKLSANI from the coding sequence ATGCCAGATATTTTAGCTGTTTTGCATAAAGTTAAAGATATTCTCTCTCAAGAGTTGGGTGAGCGCAAAGTATTTGACAAAGATGTGGCTGAAGCCCTTGGGATCAATCAGCTGACGCTTGCTACCATGAAAAATCGTGCCAAGATTCCGTATAAAGAGATTTTGGAATTTTGTGCCAAACGTAAAATTTCGATTAACTGGCTTTTATTTGATCAAGTGGTAGAGAGTTTACAAGCAGAAACGGATAAATTTGCGAGTGTACACTATTTTAGAGATATTTATGCTTCAGCCGGTGGTGGAGCGCTCAATGAAGACGAAGAGGGTGAGATGATGTACCTTGATGAAGAGATTGTACACAAGCTTGGCGGTATTGGTATGATAAAACATATCCAAGCGATCAATGTTTTGGGTGATTCGATGGAACCTACATTGTATACGGGTGATGTTGTCTTTATCAACAAAGAGTACACCAACGCTTTAAAATCAGGTATTTATGTTGTCTCAACTCCTGTGGGTCTATTTATCAAACGTTTGCAACTCCACGCCAATGGAACGGTATCTCTTGTCTCTGACAATGAGGCGTATGCTCCAGAGGTTATCAATGCTGAGGATGTTCAGGTGATTGGCAAAGTGGTTGGAAAATTATCGGCTAATATATAA
- a CDS encoding bile acid:sodium symporter family protein — protein MIGRINSLFPFWAILFSCFAYIKPEFFIPHKGSITPLLATIMFFMGITLHLDDFARILKQPKTIFVAVILKFVCMPLAALLISKMLHLSTELFVGMILVGVVSGGTAANVIVYLAKGDVALSITITMTSTLLSVLITPLLTLLYVGQSVPVPTFDMLVSILQIVAIPVILGVTLNYFLHATIKRYESYFAMFSMITIVFVISIVVALNQNAIASIGFLTIVGIILHNSAGLLSGYMGAKWFGFNPTICKTIAIDVGMQNSGLAVALALKYFTPLSALPGAVFSIWHNISGAILAGFWSQQKETYDTSKS, from the coding sequence ATGATTGGGCGCATTAATTCTCTCTTCCCTTTTTGGGCTATCCTATTCTCTTGCTTTGCTTATATAAAACCTGAATTTTTCATACCCCATAAAGGAAGCATTACGCCTCTGTTAGCAACGATTATGTTTTTTATGGGAATCACCTTACATTTAGATGATTTTGCTCGTATTCTAAAGCAACCTAAAACTATTTTTGTAGCCGTAATTTTAAAGTTTGTCTGTATGCCGCTTGCAGCACTTTTAATCTCTAAAATGCTTCATTTATCAACGGAACTTTTTGTAGGAATGATACTTGTTGGTGTCGTTTCAGGAGGAACTGCGGCGAATGTTATCGTTTATTTAGCCAAAGGAGATGTTGCCCTTTCCATTACTATCACGATGACATCTACTCTTTTGTCTGTTTTGATCACACCTCTTTTAACCCTTTTATACGTCGGTCAAAGCGTGCCAGTCCCCACATTCGATATGCTTGTGAGCATTTTACAAATTGTTGCAATACCTGTAATTCTCGGTGTTACCCTAAATTATTTTTTGCATGCAACGATTAAACGTTATGAATCCTACTTTGCAATGTTTTCAATGATTACCATTGTTTTTGTCATTTCCATTGTCGTTGCACTCAATCAAAATGCTATCGCATCGATTGGATTTTTGACCATCGTTGGTATCATTCTTCATAACAGTGCAGGACTGCTGAGTGGATATATGGGAGCAAAATGGTTTGGTTTCAATCCTACGATCTGCAAAACGATTGCGATTGATGTCGGCATGCAAAACTCTGGCTTAGCGGTTGCTTTAGCACTCAAATATTTTACACCGCTCAGCGCACTTCCCGGTGCTGTTTTTAGTATTTGGCACAATATCTCTGGTGCTATTTTAGCAGGCTTTTGGTCACAACAAAAAGAGACATATGACACATCAAAAAGCTAA
- a CDS encoding peptidylprolyl isomerase: protein MSALKTYDYTKEQLAAFQYAIIKTEKGDIVIKLNPEETPIAVANFATLANDKFYDGLIFHRVIKNFMAQGGCPLGRGTGGPGWNIACECKGQKSKHKRGSLSMAHAGPNTGGSQFFICFVDCPHLDGVHTVFGAIAKEDKESFKVLDSITQNDKMITIEIKDKL from the coding sequence ATGAGCGCACTCAAAACATATGACTACACGAAAGAGCAATTGGCAGCTTTTCAATACGCCATTATCAAAACCGAAAAAGGCGATATTGTCATTAAGCTCAATCCAGAAGAGACACCCATAGCGGTTGCAAACTTTGCAACACTCGCAAATGACAAATTCTACGATGGATTGATCTTCCACCGCGTCATTAAAAACTTCATGGCACAAGGTGGTTGTCCCCTTGGTCGTGGAACGGGCGGTCCTGGTTGGAACATCGCTTGCGAATGTAAAGGACAGAAAAGTAAACACAAACGAGGTTCTCTCTCTATGGCACACGCAGGGCCCAATACAGGTGGCAGTCAATTTTTCATCTGCTTCGTAGATTGTCCTCACTTAGATGGCGTTCACACTGTTTTTGGTGCAATTGCTAAAGAGGATAAAGAGAGTTTCAAAGTGCTTGACAGCATTACTCAAAATGATAAAATGATCACTATCGAAATCAAAGATAAACTCTAA
- a CDS encoding ATP-binding protein has translation MQNTLSKLIKKEYLKSIIFPLLLIEMMLLLAYFWSNAYVNETNKNALIEETKAQIKEISKRSATIINNEFKMISNITLLFQKEHENFFASYEPLHVNTQDHTYSLTKTGVITNTKKHEDSCTLFYSNIQKETPNRLEKAIATEKLDVFYNAVLQTNTNIAQVYFNSYDSMNRLCPFMPDALGQYAHDIDIPTYNFYYLADEKHNPQKKVVWTNTYLDPAGKGWMISAIAPVYKEDFLEGVVGIDVTIDQLISNILSLKLPYTSMTMLVDENGNILGMNEALKPYLGMQSSTPMPTEHKADNLNLFTNKTNLLAMSLGRILQENSPMIEFHDQHADFLITQNAIPETHWKVVLLLDQDSLLATTTRLKAKTNFIGYIALGLMALFYLIFLYIFLARADKFSHQILAPLHDLIEATKQFKDKLVTTQIEYSNIVEINILLENFMAMSQELQGLYNSMERKIKEGVIENMETQKMLIYQSRLAQMGEMISMIAHQWRQPLGAISTVTASIRLKQSLNKFDLTTEEGREEQDVFLNTAIGKIESYVQFLTNTVDDFRNFFKPNQHCEKSSLPIIIEKAIKIIGKSLEVHQIALHVKNSSTREIITYETQIMQVLINIIQNAQDAIFEKKLKDGTIWINTYEENSFFIIEIEDNAGGIPDENIRKIFDPYFSTKAQKNGTGLGLYMSKAIIEEHCHGSLQVTNTLKGAKFIIKISGEYSDN, from the coding sequence ATGCAAAATACTCTTTCCAAACTTATCAAAAAAGAATATCTTAAATCAATTATTTTCCCTTTACTCCTTATTGAAATGATGCTCCTTTTGGCTTATTTTTGGAGCAATGCTTACGTTAATGAAACAAATAAAAATGCACTGATTGAAGAGACAAAAGCACAGATTAAAGAGATCAGTAAACGCTCAGCGACCATTATCAATAATGAATTTAAAATGATTTCAAATATTACACTTCTCTTTCAAAAAGAGCACGAAAACTTTTTCGCTTCCTATGAACCTTTACATGTAAACACCCAAGACCATACATACAGCCTTACCAAAACTGGAGTTATTACCAATACCAAAAAACATGAAGATTCCTGTACTCTCTTTTATTCCAACATACAAAAAGAGACTCCTAACCGTTTAGAAAAGGCCATTGCAACTGAAAAACTTGATGTTTTTTACAATGCCGTCTTGCAAACAAATACCAACATCGCCCAAGTCTATTTTAACAGTTATGACTCCATGAACAGGCTTTGTCCTTTTATGCCTGATGCACTAGGACAATATGCTCACGATATAGATATTCCTACCTATAATTTTTACTACCTTGCCGACGAAAAACATAACCCGCAAAAAAAAGTAGTCTGGACAAACACTTACTTGGATCCCGCAGGAAAGGGATGGATGATCAGTGCCATTGCGCCTGTATATAAAGAAGACTTTCTTGAAGGTGTTGTCGGTATTGATGTGACGATTGACCAACTTATCAGCAATATTCTCTCTCTCAAACTCCCCTATACTTCTATGACAATGCTGGTTGATGAAAATGGTAATATTTTAGGGATGAATGAGGCTTTAAAACCGTATCTTGGCATGCAATCGTCAACACCAATGCCAACAGAGCATAAAGCTGATAATTTAAACCTTTTTACCAATAAGACCAACCTTTTGGCCATGTCGCTTGGCCGCATTTTACAAGAGAACAGTCCTATGATAGAATTTCATGATCAGCATGCTGATTTTCTCATCACACAAAATGCCATCCCCGAAACACATTGGAAAGTGGTCCTCTTACTTGACCAAGATTCATTGCTTGCAACGACCACAAGACTTAAAGCAAAAACCAATTTTATCGGATATATCGCACTAGGTTTAATGGCGCTGTTTTATCTCATTTTTCTTTACATATTTCTAGCACGAGCCGATAAATTTTCACACCAAATTCTAGCACCATTGCACGATCTCATTGAAGCAACAAAACAATTTAAAGATAAACTTGTCACAACTCAGATAGAATACTCCAATATTGTGGAAATCAATATTCTGTTGGAAAATTTTATGGCAATGAGTCAAGAATTGCAAGGGTTATATAATTCAATGGAACGCAAGATCAAAGAAGGTGTCATCGAAAATATGGAGACACAAAAAATGCTCATTTATCAATCACGCTTAGCACAAATGGGTGAAATGATCAGTATGATAGCCCATCAATGGCGTCAACCTTTAGGTGCTATTTCCACTGTCACTGCCAGCATTAGACTCAAACAAAGCCTTAATAAATTTGATTTAACAACAGAAGAAGGACGAGAAGAGCAAGATGTATTTTTAAATACAGCCATTGGTAAAATCGAAAGTTATGTCCAATTCTTAACCAATACTGTCGATGATTTTAGAAACTTTTTTAAACCAAATCAACATTGCGAGAAAAGCTCTCTTCCCATTATTATTGAGAAAGCAATTAAAATTATTGGCAAAAGCCTGGAAGTACACCAGATAGCATTACATGTAAAGAATAGTTCAACTCGCGAAATTATCACTTATGAGACACAAATTATGCAAGTTTTGATCAATATTATCCAAAATGCACAAGATGCCATTTTTGAAAAGAAGTTAAAAGATGGTACGATATGGATTAATACTTATGAGGAAAATTCATTTTTTATCATTGAAATTGAAGATAACGCTGGGGGAATTCCGGATGAAAATATCCGTAAAATATTTGATCCTTATTTTTCAACTAAAGCTCAAAAAAATGGTACAGGATTAGGACTTTATATGTCAAAAGCAATTATTGAAGAGCATTGTCATGGCTCTTTACAAGTCACAAATACGTTGAAAGGTGCAAAATTTATCATTAAAATATCTGGAGAATACAGTGACAATTAG
- a CDS encoding response regulator transcription factor, with amino-acid sequence MSEPLSLLLVEDDISLKEELSIFLSDFFDTIDAFGSAEEAYEHYLTSIYDLIITDIELPNQNGLSLVEKIKKKNPSQLVIVISAYKEVDYFLKSIDLGIFCFLTKPFDSQLLINTMIKVTNQLHRQYTKNDAPSVVILDKGISFDLKTKCLHVKGTLQELTTKEELLLALLVKNANTFVRNEQLCQEIWQSDEVNNSTLRALVKRVRDKLGYEACIVNLKNRGYKLTAHGL; translated from the coding sequence ATGAGCGAACCGTTATCTTTACTTCTCGTGGAAGATGATATTTCTTTGAAAGAAGAACTGAGCATTTTTTTGTCAGATTTCTTTGATACGATAGATGCTTTTGGCTCTGCTGAAGAAGCGTATGAGCACTATTTAACTTCTATCTACGATCTGATTATAACCGACATTGAGCTTCCCAATCAAAATGGTCTTAGTTTAGTTGAAAAAATTAAGAAAAAAAATCCTTCGCAACTTGTGATCGTCATCTCAGCTTATAAAGAGGTGGATTATTTTCTTAAAAGTATTGATCTAGGTATTTTTTGTTTTTTAACAAAGCCTTTTGATTCTCAGCTTTTGATCAATACGATGATCAAGGTCACCAATCAACTGCACCGACAATACACAAAAAATGATGCTCCTAGCGTTGTGATATTAGACAAAGGTATTAGCTTTGATTTGAAAACAAAATGTTTACATGTAAAGGGCACTTTACAAGAACTTACGACTAAAGAGGAACTTTTACTCGCTCTTCTAGTCAAAAATGCCAATACATTTGTGCGCAATGAACAGCTTTGTCAAGAAATATGGCAAAGTGATGAGGTTAATAATTCGACACTACGCGCCCTTGTAAAACGTGTACGCGATAAATTAGGGTATGAAGCGTGTATTGTCAATCTTAAAAACAGAGGTTATAAACTTACTGCTCATGGTTTATAG
- a CDS encoding EAL domain-containing response regulator → MTISLKDLLTLTSSLRILYVEDDVVLRENTIALLHDLFGEIHEASDGNEALLLYKKSENFYDIVITDLNMPQMNGMDLIKNIQIINPKQPIIVVSAHNETEYFLESIRNNVNGYILKPIDFNQLVETIYKVASLVKERQEKAKNQTKLQEKLEEQSLLLAENSQTVHEFLTIDKITKLQNATVLYNFLDTFVQDHALTIMLYNIDNFSFINQTYSTDFADEALFKVGEYLQYNLSKEVHLYRYNSDEFVIIFDPQIINPEFVAIQIQAFFRETPIGEYEEQPVYITLSCGIATATNPALLLPNARIALREARMRGIPNQYNIYNTHDAFLKQTKIETEWIQKFRIAMEEDRIIPYFQPIIDNATGEIVKYECLARIEDDGEIISPAHFLEAARRSGLMSNLTRLMINKSYKTFSGQNVAFSLNITNEDLLNSNFIDFLQAKQKSYNIEPSLVTFEILEDIIISDANHIPLENLHILKSMGYLLALDDFGSDRSNFNRLEKLGVDFLKIDGQFIKNIDTITRNQDIVESISTMAKKLNMPVIAEFVSTKEEFEMVKHLGVEYSQGYFFNAPLKLPINHEQ, encoded by the coding sequence GTGACAATTAGCCTTAAAGATCTTTTGACCTTGACCTCATCTTTACGCATTTTATATGTGGAAGATGATGTTGTATTGCGAGAAAACACTATTGCCCTTTTACATGATCTTTTTGGAGAAATCCACGAGGCAAGTGATGGAAATGAAGCCTTATTACTCTACAAAAAATCTGAAAACTTCTATGACATCGTCATCACTGATCTCAATATGCCTCAAATGAACGGAATGGATCTGATTAAAAATATTCAAATTATCAACCCCAAACAACCTATTATTGTTGTTTCTGCACACAATGAAACCGAATATTTTTTAGAGAGTATTCGCAACAATGTGAATGGCTATATTTTAAAACCAATCGACTTCAATCAACTTGTGGAAACCATTTACAAAGTTGCTTCATTGGTTAAAGAGCGTCAAGAAAAAGCTAAAAACCAGACTAAATTACAAGAAAAACTCGAAGAGCAATCCTTATTGCTGGCAGAAAATTCTCAAACCGTTCATGAATTTTTAACGATTGACAAAATCACCAAACTTCAAAATGCCACGGTACTTTACAACTTTTTAGATACTTTTGTACAAGACCATGCCTTAACTATTATGCTCTATAACATTGACAATTTTAGCTTTATCAATCAAACCTATAGTACAGACTTCGCCGATGAAGCACTCTTTAAAGTGGGCGAATATTTACAATACAATCTCTCTAAAGAAGTACATCTCTACCGTTACAACTCGGATGAATTTGTCATTATTTTTGATCCACAAATCATCAACCCCGAATTTGTTGCCATTCAAATCCAAGCCTTTTTCAGAGAAACTCCTATTGGTGAATATGAAGAGCAGCCTGTGTACATTACACTCTCATGCGGCATTGCTACGGCAACAAACCCTGCATTGCTACTTCCTAATGCACGTATAGCACTTCGCGAAGCGAGAATGCGTGGTATTCCAAACCAATATAACATTTACAATACGCATGATGCTTTTTTAAAACAAACCAAAATAGAAACGGAATGGATTCAAAAATTTCGTATAGCGATGGAAGAAGATCGTATTATTCCTTATTTTCAGCCTATTATTGATAATGCAACCGGTGAAATCGTCAAATATGAGTGTTTAGCACGTATTGAAGATGATGGTGAGATTATCTCACCTGCTCATTTTTTAGAAGCGGCACGACGTAGTGGCTTGATGAGTAATCTTACACGTCTCATGATTAACAAGTCCTACAAAACGTTCTCTGGACAAAACGTGGCATTTTCACTCAATATTACCAATGAAGACCTGCTCAATTCAAACTTCATTGATTTTTTACAGGCAAAACAAAAAAGCTACAATATAGAACCATCTTTAGTAACATTTGAAATTTTAGAAGACATTATTATCAGTGATGCAAACCATATCCCTTTAGAGAATTTACATATACTTAAAAGTATGGGCTACCTTTTGGCACTGGATGATTTTGGAAGTGATCGCTCAAACTTTAACCGTTTAGAAAAATTAGGTGTGGATTTTTTAAAAATTGATGGTCAGTTTATTAAAAATATCGATACAATCACTCGAAATCAAGATATTGTAGAATCTATTAGCACCATGGCAAAAAAATTGAATATGCCTGTCATTGCAGAATTTGTATCCACCAAAGAAGAATTTGAGATGGTCAAACACTTAGGGGTTGAATATTCTCAAGGTTATTTTTTCAATGCACCTCTAAAATTGCCTATAAACCATGAGCAGTAA
- a CDS encoding hybrid sensor histidine kinase/response regulator, which yields MENQIDQLIAWSKELKILYVEDDLALREEVCLFLSDIFTQVDLASNGEEGLQKLSLTHYDFVITDIKMPLMNGIEMIENIKRLYPSLPILVTSAHNESDHLIKLINLNVDNFITKPLQSEQIFRVLHSIVKHIHDEQELKHYKNELEITNQKLKKIAHIQSQSIDLKDSLLRAYQEALDKATIVSLTDKNGIITDVNENFCKATGYSKEEIIGQKYDVLYHPSMSKEIYKDIWSCLLAKKTWQGLIINQTRALTPLYNYKTIVPILDAKGEFIKLISIAQDLTELYKHNEETTKENIERAINVKENDLLKQIPFASALLLDDLHFENHNTRFEEIVNNHVDETLLGKLTTHTLHLSELVNFEEMDYFNSIEAIKNNWPYDGDITFKGVIRSIGHLLEVLVKISQYEPNRYIICIVKQEDFELCCQVQER from the coding sequence ATGGAAAACCAAATTGATCAGCTGATTGCTTGGAGTAAAGAACTAAAAATATTATATGTCGAAGATGACCTTGCTCTTCGTGAAGAAGTATGTCTTTTCCTCAGTGATATTTTTACACAAGTTGATTTAGCCTCCAATGGTGAAGAAGGACTACAAAAACTCTCTCTCACGCATTATGACTTTGTCATTACCGATATCAAAATGCCCCTGATGAATGGTATAGAGATGATTGAAAACATCAAAAGGCTCTATCCCTCACTGCCTATTCTTGTTACCTCTGCTCATAATGAGAGTGACCATCTTATCAAACTCATCAATCTTAATGTCGATAATTTCATCACAAAACCTCTCCAAAGTGAACAAATTTTTAGAGTTTTACATAGCATTGTTAAGCATATTCATGATGAACAAGAACTCAAACACTATAAAAACGAACTCGAAATTACCAACCAAAAACTTAAAAAAATAGCGCATATTCAATCACAATCTATTGATTTGAAAGACTCTCTGCTCAGAGCCTATCAAGAGGCTCTCGATAAAGCAACCATTGTTTCATTGACAGATAAAAATGGCATTATTACCGATGTTAATGAGAATTTCTGTAAAGCAACTGGCTACAGTAAAGAAGAGATTATTGGGCAAAAATATGATGTTCTCTACCATCCTTCCATGAGCAAAGAAATCTATAAAGATATTTGGTCTTGTCTCTTGGCTAAGAAAACATGGCAAGGTCTGATTATCAATCAAACACGTGCATTAACACCTCTGTACAATTATAAAACCATTGTTCCCATCTTAGATGCTAAGGGTGAATTTATAAAATTAATTAGTATTGCACAAGATCTTACGGAACTTTATAAACACAATGAAGAAACGACTAAAGAAAATATTGAACGTGCAATCAATGTTAAAGAAAATGACCTCTTAAAACAGATTCCTTTTGCTTCAGCTCTCCTTTTGGACGATCTTCATTTTGAAAACCACAATACACGTTTTGAAGAAATTGTCAATAATCATGTTGATGAAACATTACTGGGAAAACTGACAACGCACACACTTCATCTTTCAGAATTAGTCAATTTTGAAGAGATGGATTATTTTAATAGTATTGAAGCTATTAAAAATAATTGGCCTTATGATGGTGATATCACGTTTAAAGGTGTTATTCGATCCATTGGGCATCTGCTTGAAGTGCTTGTCAAAATCAGTCAATATGAACCTAATCGCTACATCATTTGCATCGTCAAACAAGAGGATTTTGAATTATGCTGCCAAGTTCAAGAGAGATAA
- a CDS encoding sensor histidine kinase, which produces MQQLNEQLLITFECVSAIGTSLQLTEMMEHFLKVFSRKTGALASIYWEYDKHTQKHKQICFYGKKAFQDLLVLPSSLTQYDTITFNETNGKYLLHVKIMDDWIVFIFDATKAEMDLIQEIISLFQAKLENAVCACKNHLELIEINQTLERRIEEEVAKNREKDKHILQQSRLAQMGEMISMIAHQWRQPLGSISTVAASIKLKIMLNRFDYSTIEGQEASKAFLEEAMSKIESYVQFLTRTIDDFRNFFKPNKQKESITLSQLINRTLEIIGKALEINGITINIQTHATTEIFTYANEVTQVILNILKNAEDVIKEREIINPNIQITIGTEDAWQTISITDNAGGIPATVLPHIFEPYFSTKQEKNGTGLGLYMSKTIIEEHCGGQILATNTPTGAQFTIKLKEG; this is translated from the coding sequence ATGCAACAGCTTAATGAACAACTTTTAATTACCTTTGAATGTGTCAGCGCCATCGGTACTTCGCTTCAACTCACAGAGATGATGGAGCATTTTTTAAAAGTATTTTCACGCAAGACTGGAGCATTGGCTTCAATTTACTGGGAATATGACAAACATACACAAAAACACAAGCAAATCTGTTTCTATGGTAAAAAAGCGTTTCAAGACCTTTTAGTGCTACCTTCATCGCTTACTCAGTATGACACCATTACTTTTAATGAAACCAATGGCAAATACCTTTTACATGTAAAGATTATGGACGATTGGATTGTCTTCATTTTTGATGCAACCAAAGCTGAAATGGATCTGATTCAAGAGATTATCTCCTTATTTCAAGCAAAACTTGAAAACGCTGTTTGCGCCTGTAAGAACCATCTGGAACTCATAGAGATCAATCAAACGCTAGAGCGACGCATTGAAGAAGAAGTCGCTAAAAATAGAGAAAAAGACAAACACATCTTGCAACAGTCCCGCTTAGCACAAATGGGAGAGATGATCAGTATGATTGCCCACCAATGGAGGCAACCACTGGGTTCTATTTCAACAGTTGCAGCGTCTATTAAACTGAAAATCATGCTGAATCGTTTTGACTATTCAACGATTGAAGGGCAAGAAGCCAGCAAAGCTTTTTTAGAAGAAGCGATGAGTAAAATCGAATCTTATGTGCAATTTCTCACACGAACCATTGATGATTTTCGTAACTTTTTCAAACCCAATAAACAAAAAGAGAGCATTACGCTCTCTCAGCTTATCAACCGAACACTGGAAATCATCGGAAAAGCGCTTGAAATTAATGGCATTACGATCAATATTCAAACACATGCTACCACTGAAATTTTTACCTATGCCAATGAAGTCACCCAAGTAATACTCAACATTCTCAAAAATGCGGAAGATGTTATCAAAGAAAGAGAGATCATAAACCCAAATATACAGATTACCATTGGTACGGAAGACGCATGGCAAACCATCTCTATTACCGATAATGCAGGAGGCATACCGGCAACGGTTCTACCTCATATTTTTGAGCCATATTTTTCTACGAAACAAGAAAAAAATGGAACAGGGTTGGGACTCTATATGTCAAAAACGATCATCGAAGAGCATTGTGGAGGTCAAATACTAGCAACCAATACGCCAACAGGTGCCCAATTTACCATTAAGCTCAAAGAAGGTTAA
- a CDS encoding DedA family protein, giving the protein MEDILSSLTTYGYIILFLYSFGGGMLAIIAAGVLSYAGKMDLTTSIVVAAFANVIGSSFLFYMGRYNKKALMPYIKDHRRKLALSHILMKKYGDKIIFIQKFIYGLKTLVPMTIGVTKYPQTKFHIINTISAILWAVILGIGSYKIGDILMRIATYFSENTLLAPLILLSIIGIIWFYFQYATKKKH; this is encoded by the coding sequence GTGGAAGATATTCTTAGCTCTCTTACAACCTATGGATACATTATCCTTTTTTTATATTCTTTTGGAGGAGGTATGCTTGCGATTATTGCCGCAGGTGTACTTTCATATGCTGGAAAGATGGATCTTACAACTTCAATCGTCGTAGCAGCATTTGCAAACGTTATAGGCAGTTCTTTTTTGTTTTATATGGGACGTTATAATAAAAAAGCACTGATGCCGTACATTAAAGATCACCGAAGAAAATTGGCGCTGAGTCATATTTTGATGAAAAAATATGGTGATAAGATCATCTTTATTCAAAAATTCATCTATGGGCTGAAAACATTAGTTCCAATGACTATAGGGGTAACCAAATATCCACAAACTAAATTTCATATCATCAATACGATCTCTGCTATTCTTTGGGCAGTGATTTTAGGTATAGGAAGTTATAAAATTGGAGATATTTTGATGCGTATTGCCACCTATTTTTCGGAAAATACGTTACTTGCTCCACTGATATTACTCTCTATTATTGGAATAATTTGGTTTTACTTCCAATATGCCACTAAAAAGAAACATTAG
- a CDS encoding lipid-binding SYLF domain-containing protein, translated as MKKLWFSLIVGLVISTTLYGSAEEKLLDSSNALKNMMRDSKIRIPQKVLDKAQAIAIFPGTIEISIFLGGKTGNGVMVVRRSDGSWSYPFFVKLGGAGLGFQLGVEKKDILMIFESTDSVQKLMNNKITLGVDASVAAGPAGDSAGRGSEPDFKSEVYSYTKTQGAFVGVSFDGSVMNHDYDENIELYGNNITPAQIIESDGLLSSYAIEDFLKAVRKLTSY; from the coding sequence ATGAAAAAACTATGGTTTAGTTTAATAGTGGGACTAGTGATTTCCACAACACTGTATGGTTCAGCAGAGGAAAAATTACTGGATTCGTCCAATGCACTTAAAAACATGATGCGTGATTCTAAGATTAGAATTCCTCAAAAAGTTTTGGATAAGGCTCAAGCGATTGCCATTTTTCCAGGTACAATAGAAATTAGTATCTTCCTTGGCGGAAAAACAGGCAATGGTGTTATGGTTGTCCGTCGAAGCGACGGCTCATGGAGCTATCCATTTTTTGTGAAACTTGGTGGAGCGGGACTTGGTTTTCAACTGGGTGTTGAGAAAAAAGATATCTTGATGATCTTTGAAAGTACCGATAGTGTTCAAAAGTTGATGAACAATAAAATCACACTGGGTGTTGATGCTTCTGTTGCTGCAGGTCCTGCGGGAGATAGTGCAGGAAGAGGAAGTGAACCAGACTTTAAATCAGAGGTCTATTCTTATACCAAAACACAAGGTGCTTTTGTGGGTGTTTCGTTCGATGGCTCGGTTATGAATCATGACTACGATGAAAACATTGAGTTGTATGGCAATAACATAACGCCGGCTCAAATTATTGAGTCTGATGGATTGCTTTCATCGTATGCGATTGAGGATTTTCTCAAAGCAGTACGAAAGCTTACGAGCTATTAA